One stretch of Schlesneria sp. DSM 10557 DNA includes these proteins:
- a CDS encoding HAD family hydrolase: MQNLPFDVPTTKALIFDMDGTVTHNIPYHDQSWVIWAEQEGLKYTKTELLAQAYGTIGEITRRLFPDATPHERFERGERKEAIYRDLFRPHLAPLPGLIPFLEWARQQPLSTAIATAGDATNIAFTVDGLQIRKYFDVFLGSEDVAHGKPNPEVYLLTAQRLEVDPRDCVAFEDSPPGVEAVRRAGMKCVVVNPMASREEYGDCSHVIKWMKDYSDLS, encoded by the coding sequence ATGCAAAATCTGCCGTTTGACGTGCCCACAACCAAGGCACTTATTTTCGATATGGATGGAACCGTCACCCATAACATTCCCTATCACGATCAAAGTTGGGTTATCTGGGCAGAGCAGGAAGGCCTGAAGTACACCAAGACTGAACTCCTCGCACAGGCGTATGGCACGATTGGGGAAATTACGCGCCGGCTGTTCCCTGATGCAACGCCCCATGAGCGATTCGAGCGAGGCGAACGTAAAGAAGCCATCTACCGCGACTTGTTCCGCCCCCATCTCGCGCCACTTCCGGGCCTCATCCCGTTTCTGGAGTGGGCTCGTCAGCAACCGCTTTCTACCGCAATTGCCACGGCGGGGGACGCCACCAACATTGCGTTCACGGTCGATGGACTTCAGATTCGCAAGTATTTCGACGTGTTTCTGGGGAGTGAAGACGTCGCGCACGGAAAGCCAAACCCGGAGGTTTACCTGCTTACGGCGCAGCGACTCGAAGTCGATCCCCGCGATTGTGTCGCATTCGAAGACTCACCCCCAGGAGTTGAAGCGGTGCGGCGAGCGGGGATGAAATGCGTTGTGGTCAACCCGATGGCTTCGCGCGAAGAGTACGGCGACTGCTCGCACGTGATCAAGTGGATGAAAGATTACAGCGATCTGTCATAG
- a CDS encoding glycoside hydrolase family 15 protein, which translates to MVNPPPRLQLSPDCTADEVKRLTQFLEEQGTFRFPTLANGLFSAAAGEGGDFELTGYRNVWVRDNVHIAHAHWTWGETEKAAAATRSLMTYFEKHRHRFSDIIDGKTDPRDPMARPHIRFDGDRLCELDEKWSHAQNDAIGGFLWLASRLGNVCQWNPKQQNLLDMIARYLLAIEFWEDEDSGHWEEVRKVSASSIGVATAGLEAWSEYSGKSYPARGREALQTILPRECIQPDPLKNRPYDAALLFLIFPYQLVSNEMADQIVADVTTNLLGPYGIRRYIGDSYWCANYKEKLAATVRTADFSDNLADRDRLLEPGTEAQWCLFDPILSIYYGQRSQRTGEKDARQRQIEHLNRALGQLTSEGSSSGPYRCPESYYSDQGKYVPNDICPLLWTQANLKMALRAMMAEPGAAGGTN; encoded by the coding sequence ATGGTGAACCCTCCCCCGCGACTTCAGCTTTCCCCGGACTGCACAGCAGACGAAGTCAAACGGCTAACTCAATTCCTGGAAGAGCAGGGGACGTTTCGCTTCCCGACGCTCGCCAATGGCCTCTTTTCCGCCGCGGCTGGGGAGGGGGGCGATTTCGAGCTGACCGGCTATCGGAACGTGTGGGTCCGCGACAATGTCCACATCGCACACGCACACTGGACATGGGGTGAAACTGAGAAAGCCGCCGCAGCGACCCGGTCGCTGATGACGTACTTCGAAAAGCACCGCCACCGGTTCAGTGACATCATCGACGGGAAAACCGATCCCCGCGATCCCATGGCACGTCCACACATCCGATTCGACGGCGATCGCCTGTGTGAACTCGACGAAAAATGGTCTCACGCTCAGAACGATGCCATCGGAGGCTTTCTCTGGCTCGCCTCTCGACTCGGTAACGTATGCCAGTGGAATCCGAAACAGCAGAACCTGCTGGACATGATCGCCCGATACCTGCTGGCGATTGAATTCTGGGAGGACGAAGATAGCGGGCATTGGGAGGAGGTTCGCAAGGTCTCTGCATCGAGTATCGGCGTCGCGACGGCAGGGTTGGAGGCCTGGTCCGAGTATTCCGGGAAGTCGTATCCAGCGCGAGGCAGGGAAGCTCTGCAAACCATCCTGCCACGGGAATGCATTCAGCCGGATCCCTTAAAGAATCGTCCCTATGATGCCGCGTTGCTCTTTCTGATCTTCCCCTACCAACTCGTTTCAAACGAGATGGCAGACCAGATTGTCGCAGATGTCACGACGAACTTGCTTGGCCCGTACGGAATCCGGCGCTACATTGGCGATTCGTACTGGTGTGCAAACTACAAAGAGAAACTCGCCGCCACCGTGCGGACGGCCGATTTCAGTGACAACCTCGCCGACCGGGACCGCTTGCTGGAACCGGGGACGGAAGCCCAATGGTGTCTCTTCGACCCGATCCTGTCGATTTACTATGGGCAGCGCTCCCAGCGTACCGGAGAAAAAGACGCTCGCCAGCGGCAGATTGAACATCTGAATCGCGCACTCGGTCAATTGACTTCAGAAGGGTCGTCGTCGGGGCCATACCGATGCCCCGAATCGTATTACAGTGACCAGGGGAAATATGTTCCGAACGATATCTGCCCATTACTATGGACACAGGCTAATCTCAAAATGGCATTGCGAGCCATGATGGCGGAACCAGGCGCAGCCGGAGGAACGAACTAA
- a CDS encoding ABC transporter ATP-binding protein, with protein sequence MIETRQLTKRYGHLIAVNEINLSLKEGDVFGFIGPNGSGKTTTMRMLATLLAPDYGEAYVCGKSIYNDPREIRRMVGYMPDFFGVYDDMTVIEYLEFFASAYRINGPGRRKVCEDKLELVDMSFKRDAMVNQLSRGQTQRIGLARTLLHEPQVLLLDEPASGLDPRARIEIRNLLKKLGELKKTVIVSSHILPELADVCTRVGMIEKGNLIVDGYVDEVMRKARQQIMLQIRVKEQPDKTMEKAAALLEQHELVSMVDIVKGTIEATLKSDTFDYSPLPTLLISEGFHLTLFREEEVNLETAFMSLTKGLVQ encoded by the coding sequence ATGATTGAAACCCGACAGCTTACGAAACGTTACGGCCACCTGATCGCGGTCAACGAGATCAACCTTTCTTTGAAGGAAGGGGATGTGTTCGGCTTCATCGGCCCTAACGGATCAGGCAAGACGACCACCATGCGAATGCTGGCCACGTTGCTCGCCCCGGATTACGGGGAAGCCTATGTGTGCGGCAAGTCAATCTATAATGATCCACGTGAGATCCGCCGAATGGTCGGTTACATGCCCGACTTCTTTGGTGTCTACGACGATATGACGGTGATCGAGTATCTGGAATTTTTCGCATCCGCCTACCGGATCAATGGCCCCGGTCGCCGAAAGGTCTGCGAAGACAAGCTGGAACTGGTGGACATGTCCTTTAAACGGGACGCGATGGTCAATCAGCTTTCTCGTGGACAGACCCAGCGAATCGGTCTGGCTCGAACCCTGCTGCACGAACCTCAAGTGCTGCTTCTGGACGAACCCGCCAGCGGCCTGGATCCCCGGGCCCGAATCGAAATCCGTAACCTGCTGAAAAAACTGGGAGAACTCAAGAAGACGGTCATCGTTTCCAGCCACATTCTTCCCGAATTGGCAGACGTCTGTACGCGAGTCGGCATGATCGAAAAAGGGAATCTGATCGTCGACGGCTATGTCGATGAAGTCATGCGGAAAGCACGGCAGCAGATCATGCTTCAGATTCGGGTGAAAGAGCAGCCGGACAAGACCATGGAGAAAGCCGCCGCTCTGCTCGAGCAACACGAACTGGTCTCGATGGTCGACATCGTCAAGGGAACCATCGAAGCCACCCTGAAATCAGATACGTTCGACTACAGTCCGCTGCCCACGTTGCTGATCTCGGAAGGGTTCCACTTGACGTTGTTCCGGGAAGAAGAGGTCAATCTGGAAACCGCGTTCATGTCGCTGACAAAGGGCTTGGTGCAGTAG
- a CDS encoding secretin N-terminal domain-containing protein: MTLGVFTFSILASGSSSAETPDGQTYKSYAIKHKSLSEAETVLTEMLEGYGEDVQIVVDSKSNRLLLSGSAAIQRIAADVLATFDQPPPARKVEDAEPTLKSYACAKNRLSQLVVSLREKYADRKGIRIAADADGARLLVLAPPEIHTEVAKAVETSIDDADDSSELFEEAASEQAAPVFVPARTRQAKQADAPLVEKTVVKKSAVPVVSVPQDKSDLHEEDTDGDRDEDEYHKLVHVSVSALVSSLQKILGERFEAVKKSKTEYQVTVDDEISSVLQFDRRQNSVSITGERKLTRQLLQLITSVDIPKQTGSELTKIVPLEAIDSGDVDKIKQALQSEPRSGGKGSEKSKGKRSSGNRKGVKNASLEGETGTLSTIRLVANQIAIPDAPAPGAGDAPDGSGDTLSDEMESQLLRLGSDLDIEVLPDLDAIILRGSKPDVEEMTRILKELERLSQETEPTIEVYELKHVRGDSLSLLIDKVNLDLTGSMQGRVTVTPLVVPNSLLIIGWGESVKSVRQLIEKLDQPVPADAQFQVFRLKHADVSQARTTVQDFFTSRTTPGGGTGNSANQGLSPKVQVTVDNRTNSLIVQAAPRDMAEAARLIEELDAPSGAVVHQARIFTLKNTLAGDLVTVIQSAIDSARGGTGNAAASQKASTLEFLSIDKEGRQVQKSAVLNDVKVTAEPRTNSLLVSAPPESMELIASLIQRLDEPSSDGAQIKVFRVINGDAVSLVQMLRSLLPPPTGPAGTPQLANSRDESSLVPARFSVDLRTNSIIATGSSGDLRIIEALLLRLDQKDIEQRKNTVYRLKNAPAEAVARSVNDFLRSERTVSQAAPGAISPFQQIESEVVVVPEAVSNSLIISATPRFYDEIAVLVEKLDAEPPQVMIQVLIAQVTLNNTNEFGVELGLQDSLLFDRSLLGGLVTTTSTVQQSSPSGILTSTTQNILGATNTPGFLFNGQPLGNSGAPSALANSDQVGGQGVSNFGVGTTNAQLGYGGLVLSASSENVSVLIRALQQSNRLEVLSRPQIRTLDNQPAFLQIGKRVPRIYNASVTQVGSVNGVLLENVGLILGVTPRISPEGMVVMEVDAEKSEIDVVDPGIPVSVSASGAVIRSPIFNITTASTTVSANSGETIIIGGLITKSNNDTVRRVPYLSDIPVLGNLFRYDSSIAQRTELLIILTPYVIRGPEESARIKREEAAKMHWCAGDVVDVYGPGIISDDPGPFPEADIPVIYPDLNPRGTIMPLEVPPGPTDPEPLILEDQEDQTVSLKTKKSKRSGFFPLGSQKKRK; this comes from the coding sequence GTGACCCTTGGAGTATTCACGTTTTCGATTCTGGCATCAGGTTCGAGTTCCGCAGAGACTCCTGATGGACAGACATATAAGTCTTATGCCATCAAACATAAGTCGCTCTCCGAAGCCGAGACCGTCCTCACCGAGATGCTCGAGGGCTACGGAGAGGATGTCCAGATTGTCGTCGACTCCAAGTCAAACCGCCTGCTTCTAAGCGGTTCGGCAGCCATCCAGCGAATCGCGGCAGACGTTCTTGCGACCTTCGATCAGCCTCCTCCCGCCCGGAAGGTCGAAGATGCTGAACCGACACTCAAGTCCTATGCCTGCGCTAAGAACCGGTTGAGTCAACTGGTTGTGAGCCTGCGCGAGAAGTACGCAGACCGCAAAGGGATCCGCATTGCTGCTGACGCGGACGGTGCCCGACTGCTCGTCCTTGCACCACCTGAAATTCATACTGAGGTCGCGAAAGCCGTTGAAACTTCGATCGACGACGCGGACGATTCTTCAGAGCTGTTTGAGGAGGCCGCATCCGAGCAGGCTGCGCCGGTTTTTGTGCCCGCCCGCACTCGCCAGGCGAAACAGGCTGACGCCCCCCTCGTAGAGAAAACGGTTGTCAAAAAGTCTGCAGTACCCGTCGTCTCAGTCCCTCAAGACAAATCAGACCTCCATGAGGAGGACACTGATGGAGATAGAGATGAAGACGAGTACCACAAGCTAGTGCACGTGAGTGTAAGCGCCCTGGTCAGCTCCCTGCAGAAAATCCTAGGTGAACGATTCGAAGCGGTGAAAAAGTCCAAAACCGAATACCAGGTCACCGTAGACGACGAGATATCGTCCGTGCTGCAGTTCGATCGGCGGCAAAATTCCGTATCGATCACCGGAGAACGAAAGCTCACGCGTCAGTTGCTTCAACTGATCACCAGTGTGGATATCCCGAAGCAGACAGGTTCGGAGCTGACGAAGATCGTTCCCCTGGAAGCGATTGATTCAGGCGACGTCGATAAAATCAAGCAAGCCCTGCAATCGGAACCGCGTAGTGGCGGTAAAGGGAGCGAAAAGTCCAAAGGAAAGCGGTCATCGGGAAATCGCAAAGGTGTCAAGAACGCATCTTTGGAAGGTGAAACTGGCACGCTCAGCACGATCAGGCTGGTCGCGAACCAGATCGCCATTCCCGATGCACCCGCTCCCGGGGCAGGTGATGCACCGGATGGAAGTGGAGACACACTTTCTGATGAGATGGAGTCGCAACTGCTCCGACTCGGTTCCGATCTGGACATTGAAGTTCTGCCCGATCTGGACGCAATCATACTCCGCGGGAGCAAACCCGATGTGGAAGAAATGACGCGGATCCTGAAAGAACTGGAGCGGTTGAGTCAGGAAACAGAACCGACGATCGAGGTCTATGAGCTGAAGCACGTACGGGGAGATTCCCTCTCGCTTTTAATTGATAAGGTAAACCTGGATCTGACGGGTTCGATGCAGGGGCGAGTCACCGTGACACCGCTGGTGGTACCGAACTCCTTGCTGATTATCGGCTGGGGCGAGTCTGTTAAGTCGGTCCGCCAACTGATCGAGAAACTGGACCAGCCCGTTCCTGCCGATGCTCAGTTTCAGGTTTTCCGCCTGAAGCACGCTGACGTTAGCCAGGCACGTACGACGGTACAAGATTTCTTCACGTCCCGTACAACGCCAGGTGGCGGTACGGGAAACTCGGCCAACCAGGGGCTGTCACCCAAGGTTCAGGTGACGGTCGATAATCGTACCAACTCGTTGATCGTGCAGGCGGCTCCGCGTGACATGGCAGAGGCGGCCCGGCTGATTGAGGAACTGGACGCTCCCAGTGGGGCGGTCGTCCACCAGGCTCGCATCTTTACCTTAAAGAATACATTGGCAGGTGACCTGGTCACGGTAATCCAGTCTGCGATCGACTCGGCCCGAGGGGGAACAGGAAACGCCGCCGCTTCACAGAAAGCATCGACGCTCGAGTTTCTTTCCATTGATAAGGAAGGGCGTCAGGTCCAGAAATCGGCCGTTTTGAATGATGTGAAAGTGACGGCTGAACCCCGCACGAACTCATTGCTGGTCTCCGCCCCTCCGGAAAGCATGGAACTCATCGCATCCCTGATCCAGCGACTGGACGAACCATCGTCAGATGGTGCCCAGATTAAGGTGTTCCGGGTCATTAACGGTGACGCCGTCAGTCTGGTTCAGATGTTACGTTCCCTGTTGCCACCACCGACAGGGCCTGCAGGAACACCTCAACTTGCGAATTCGCGTGATGAATCATCACTGGTGCCAGCTCGATTCTCAGTTGATTTGAGAACGAACAGCATTATCGCGACCGGTTCCAGCGGTGACTTGCGCATCATCGAAGCCCTGTTACTGCGACTTGATCAAAAAGATATTGAACAGCGGAAGAACACCGTTTATCGACTGAAGAACGCGCCTGCAGAGGCGGTGGCGCGTAGCGTCAATGACTTTCTTCGCAGTGAACGGACCGTGAGTCAGGCTGCTCCTGGAGCGATCAGTCCCTTCCAGCAGATCGAAAGTGAAGTTGTCGTCGTACCTGAAGCCGTCAGCAATTCGCTGATCATCAGCGCGACCCCGCGCTTCTACGATGAAATTGCCGTCCTGGTGGAAAAACTCGATGCCGAACCGCCTCAGGTGATGATCCAGGTCTTGATTGCTCAAGTGACGCTTAACAACACCAACGAGTTTGGAGTGGAACTTGGTCTGCAGGACTCGCTGCTATTCGATCGAAGTCTGCTGGGAGGACTTGTGACCACAACCAGCACCGTACAGCAGTCGTCTCCTTCCGGAATTCTGACCTCAACCACGCAAAACATCCTGGGGGCTACGAATACACCCGGTTTCCTCTTCAATGGGCAACCACTGGGGAACAGCGGAGCACCATCGGCATTGGCGAACTCAGACCAAGTCGGAGGGCAGGGGGTCTCCAACTTCGGGGTGGGGACTACCAATGCTCAGTTAGGATATGGAGGACTAGTTCTCTCTGCCAGCAGCGAAAACGTTAGCGTGTTGATCCGGGCGTTGCAGCAGTCGAACCGGTTGGAAGTGCTCAGTCGGCCTCAGATTCGTACGTTGGATAACCAGCCTGCGTTCCTGCAGATTGGAAAGCGCGTTCCTCGTATTTACAACGCGTCCGTCACCCAGGTCGGTTCGGTTAACGGCGTGTTACTTGAGAATGTCGGTTTGATTCTCGGGGTGACACCGCGTATCAGTCCGGAAGGGATGGTGGTCATGGAAGTTGATGCCGAGAAGTCGGAAATCGATGTCGTTGATCCTGGTATCCCTGTGTCGGTGTCGGCAAGCGGAGCAGTCATCCGGTCACCGATCTTTAATATCACCACAGCCTCAACGACGGTGAGTGCGAACAGTGGTGAAACCATCATTATCGGTGGATTGATCACGAAAAGTAACAACGACACTGTTCGCCGGGTTCCCTATCTGTCCGACATTCCAGTGCTGGGGAACCTGTTCCGCTACGACAGTTCGATCGCTCAGCGGACAGAGCTGTTAATCATTCTGACACCTTACGTTATCCGGGGACCGGAAGAGTCAGCCCGCATCAAACGGGAAGAGGCCGCCAAGATGCATTGGTGTGCGGGTGATGTGGTGGACGTCTATGGACCAGGGATTATCAGTGACGATCCGGGGCCCTTCCCCGAGGCGGATATCCCGGTGATTTATCCCGATTTGAATCCACGCGGGACCATCATGCCGCTCGAAGTTCCTCCTGGGCCGACTGATCCTGAACCGCTGATCCTCGAAGACCAGGAAGACCAGACTGTGAGTCTTAAGACGAAGAAGAGCAAAAGATCCGGGTTCTTTCCACTCGGCTCCCAGAAGAAGCGGAAGTAG